Proteins encoded in a region of the Rothia mucilaginosa genome:
- a CDS encoding protein kinase domain-containing protein — MRPAADITLGGRYTLTERIAIGGMGEVWKARDKVLGRIVAVKILKEEYTGDPGFLERFRAEARNTALLNHPGVANVFDYGEEDNSAYLVMELVPGNPLSSIIEHETTLPPDRILNFIAQTARALAAAHSQGLVHRDVKPGNLIITPDDRVKVTDFGIARLANQVPLTATGQVMGTAQYLAPEQATGQAATASSDMYSLGIIGYECLVGRRPFTGESQIAIALAQVNDPPPPLPETIPAPARALIMCLLAKDPAQRPKDATALASAVDAIRRRDLKAAVKAVPPLAQFLAEENADDGTVAMTAMDVAAEPISASATPRFGSGGRFSPEPTTAPIPRTGAQTMRPASGRVKSTPAPAAKRGPNVWMWVALLLAIVLIAGGIWTVLSSNNGGGSTDPVPSASSSAVPTNTGTVSTVEPTESASARAAKQKVTVNAINYEGRELQDAVNELKNLGLSPKTEGVESTQPENTVISVSPTGTLEQGNSVTVRYSTGPKSVTLPSNLEGKNVDEASKAVAALGVNVSLHYENSDTAAPGTVLRTTPSSGTKVTVGSNVDMYVASSSSGRGSSASASAAPSASASASASASAR; from the coding sequence GTGAGGCCTGCGGCTGATATCACTTTGGGCGGGCGCTACACCCTAACCGAACGTATCGCGATTGGCGGTATGGGCGAGGTGTGGAAAGCTCGCGACAAGGTGCTTGGGCGCATCGTTGCGGTCAAGATCCTCAAGGAGGAGTACACCGGTGACCCGGGCTTCTTGGAGCGTTTCCGCGCTGAGGCCCGTAATACGGCGCTGTTGAACCACCCCGGCGTAGCGAACGTTTTCGACTACGGCGAGGAGGACAACTCCGCGTACCTGGTCATGGAGCTGGTGCCGGGTAATCCGCTCTCGAGCATTATCGAGCACGAGACTACCTTGCCGCCCGATCGTATTCTGAACTTCATTGCTCAGACCGCTCGCGCGTTGGCTGCGGCTCATTCGCAGGGTCTGGTGCATCGTGACGTGAAGCCGGGTAACCTGATCATCACTCCGGATGACCGTGTGAAGGTGACCGATTTCGGTATTGCTCGTCTGGCTAACCAGGTGCCGTTGACGGCTACCGGCCAGGTGATGGGCACTGCCCAGTATTTGGCGCCGGAACAGGCAACCGGTCAGGCGGCTACCGCGTCTTCGGATATGTACTCGTTGGGCATTATTGGTTATGAGTGCTTGGTGGGTCGTCGTCCGTTTACGGGTGAGTCGCAGATTGCGATTGCTTTGGCTCAGGTGAATGATCCGCCGCCGCCGCTTCCGGAGACCATCCCGGCTCCTGCTCGTGCGCTCATCATGTGCTTGTTGGCGAAGGACCCGGCTCAGCGTCCTAAGGATGCGACCGCTCTGGCTTCTGCGGTGGATGCGATTCGTCGCCGCGATCTGAAGGCAGCGGTGAAGGCTGTTCCTCCGCTGGCGCAGTTCTTGGCTGAGGAGAATGCTGACGACGGTACTGTCGCGATGACCGCTATGGATGTTGCGGCTGAGCCGATTAGTGCTTCTGCTACTCCGCGTTTTGGTTCTGGTGGTCGTTTCTCGCCGGAGCCGACGACGGCGCCTATTCCTCGTACGGGTGCGCAGACGATGCGTCCGGCTTCGGGCCGCGTGAAGTCTACTCCTGCTCCTGCAGCGAAGCGTGGCCCGAACGTGTGGATGTGGGTTGCTCTGCTTCTGGCAATCGTGCTGATTGCTGGCGGTATTTGGACGGTTCTTTCCTCCAATAATGGTGGCGGTTCGACTGATCCGGTTCCGAGCGCTTCTTCGTCTGCTGTTCCGACGAACACGGGTACCGTTTCTACGGTGGAGCCGACTGAGTCTGCTTCTGCCCGTGCCGCTAAGCAGAAGGTGACCGTCAACGCGATTAACTACGAGGGTCGCGAGCTGCAGGATGCGGTGAACGAGCTGAAGAACCTTGGCCTGTCCCCCAAGACTGAGGGTGTTGAGTCGACTCAGCCGGAGAACACGGTGATTTCGGTTTCTCCGACGGGTACTTTGGAGCAGGGTAATAGCGTGACTGTTCGCTATTCAACCGGTCCGAAGTCGGTGACTTTGCCGTCGAACCTTGAGGGTAAGAATGTTGATGAGGCGTCGAAGGCTGTTGCCGCTCTGGGTGTGAATGTTTCTCTGCATTATGAGAATTCGGACACTGCGGCCCCCGGTACGGTGCTTCGTACTACCCCCTCATCTGGCACCAAGGTCACGGTTGGTAGTAATGTAGACATGTATGTGGCCTCTTCCAGTTCGGGTAGGGGTTCGAGTGCGAGCGCTTCTGCTGCACCGTCTGCGTCGGCTTCTGCTTCCGCTTCTGCGTCGGCGCGTTAG
- a CDS encoding cell division protein CrgA — protein sequence MSTNSAKASSKKKSQKSAKSEVEDASELRLREIAREMESGTQLKEQTPLWYRVIMFSLLAVGILWIIVFYITQGLFPIPDLGMWNVSVGVGAMMVSMLMMTRWR from the coding sequence ATGTCGACCAACTCGGCTAAGGCATCGTCCAAGAAGAAGTCTCAGAAGTCTGCTAAGTCTGAGGTGGAGGATGCGAGCGAGCTGCGTCTGCGTGAGATTGCTCGTGAGATGGAGAGCGGCACGCAGCTGAAGGAGCAGACTCCGTTGTGGTACCGCGTGATTATGTTCTCGCTGTTGGCGGTGGGCATTCTGTGGATTATTGTTTTCTACATTACGCAGGGCCTGTTCCCGATTCCTGATTTGGGTATGTGGAATGTGAGTGTTGGTGTGGGCGCCATGATGGTGAGCATGCTGATGATGACTCGCTGGCGTTAG
- a CDS encoding peptidoglycan D,D-transpeptidase FtsI family protein has product MDRAIRRMWMSAACVFVLLMGTLSYIQFFDSKTLMNNQWNSRALYDNYGSARGSIVVDGTEIASSVKSDDEYNYQRVYNHPLKYAALTGYFSTIYGATGLEAAMDKELAGTSDSQFYDRVAQLFSGSSAQGASVELTINSKLQDIAYNALQGRKGAVVALNPKTGEILAMASSPSYDPNLLSSHTSSSVLANYQALTSDEDSPLFNRAIAGNTYSPGSTFKIIDAVAALESGKYNASSVIANPAQLPLPGTNISLPNYTGSQCSTRTQVTIEWALAQSCNTPFAQIAMDLGQERIAKTAENFGYGQDLKIPLTVSKSSFPSNLTQSQLAQSAIGQYDVKTTPLQVAMTSAAIANGGVQMKPNLIRSVKTSNLSTLQEFSPEKLRTSTSPEIANQVKQWMVNAVDNGIARNAGVSGVKVAGKTGTAETTAGLNNSWFTGFAPADDPQIAIAVVYEDIDVATGAQLATSTSKQLFEAVLNK; this is encoded by the coding sequence ATGGATAGGGCTATTCGCCGCATGTGGATGTCTGCCGCGTGCGTGTTTGTCCTGCTGATGGGTACCCTCAGCTATATTCAGTTCTTCGATTCGAAGACGCTGATGAATAATCAGTGGAATTCTCGAGCGCTCTACGACAATTACGGTTCGGCACGTGGTTCGATTGTGGTTGATGGTACGGAGATTGCTTCGTCGGTGAAGTCTGATGATGAGTACAACTACCAGCGTGTGTATAACCACCCGCTTAAGTATGCGGCTCTGACCGGTTATTTCTCCACGATTTATGGCGCGACCGGTTTGGAAGCTGCTATGGATAAGGAGCTTGCCGGCACGAGCGATAGCCAGTTCTACGACCGTGTGGCGCAGCTGTTCAGTGGTTCTTCTGCGCAGGGCGCTAGCGTGGAGCTGACGATTAATTCGAAGCTTCAGGATATTGCCTATAACGCGTTGCAGGGCCGTAAGGGTGCTGTGGTGGCGTTGAACCCGAAGACTGGTGAGATTCTGGCGATGGCTTCTTCGCCGTCCTATGATCCGAATCTTCTGTCGTCTCATACGAGCTCTTCGGTGTTGGCAAATTACCAGGCTCTGACTTCTGATGAGGACAGCCCCCTGTTTAACCGTGCGATTGCGGGTAACACCTATTCGCCGGGTTCGACCTTCAAGATTATTGATGCGGTGGCGGCGCTGGAGTCCGGCAAGTACAACGCATCTTCGGTCATTGCGAACCCCGCGCAGTTGCCGCTGCCGGGCACGAACATCAGCCTGCCGAACTATACGGGCAGTCAGTGTTCGACCCGCACTCAGGTGACGATTGAGTGGGCTTTGGCTCAGTCCTGTAATACGCCGTTTGCGCAGATTGCGATGGATTTGGGTCAGGAGCGTATCGCGAAGACCGCTGAGAATTTTGGTTACGGCCAGGATTTGAAGATTCCGTTGACGGTTTCTAAGTCGTCTTTCCCGTCGAATCTGACGCAGAGCCAGCTGGCCCAGTCGGCGATTGGTCAGTACGACGTGAAGACCACTCCGCTGCAGGTGGCGATGACTTCTGCAGCGATTGCAAATGGCGGCGTGCAGATGAAGCCGAACCTGATTCGTTCGGTGAAGACCAGCAACCTGAGCACTTTGCAGGAGTTCTCTCCTGAGAAGCTGCGTACGTCCACTAGCCCTGAAATTGCTAACCAGGTGAAGCAGTGGATGGTGAATGCGGTTGATAATGGTATTGCACGTAATGCTGGTGTCTCCGGTGTGAAGGTGGCGGGTAAGACCGGTACCGCGGAGACCACGGCAGGTTTGAATAATTCTTGGTTTACCGGTTTCGCGCCGGCTGATGATCCTCAGATTGCGATTGCTGTGGTTTATGAGGATATTGACGTGGCGACCGGTGCCCAGTTGGCAACCAGTACTAGTAAGCAACTCTTTGAGGCGGTGTTGAACAAGTGA
- a CDS encoding class E sortase, which produces MSQGTAPTAERRPRTVLHWIIQITGELLITIGLLLLLFVAWQLWWTNIDADRTQSQAVSTLVQEFDSNPAEPLPDWDPNTPPAGLSEPGHGEVFGVVYIPKFGSDYQRPATQGTSSDVLDSLGLGHYEGSAMPGQVGNFSLAGHRQTRGKVLNDIDLLTEGDHIYVRTKDGYYTYTVYSHEIVQPDQVEVIEPVPGQPGVAPTERLLTLTTCHPRYGDTERYIVHARLESWRPAAAGAPAEIAASVAKS; this is translated from the coding sequence ATGAGTCAAGGAACGGCACCCACCGCAGAGCGCCGGCCCCGCACCGTGCTGCACTGGATCATCCAGATTACAGGCGAACTCCTTATCACCATCGGCCTGCTGCTACTGCTCTTCGTCGCATGGCAGCTCTGGTGGACCAACATCGACGCCGACCGCACCCAATCCCAAGCCGTCAGCACCCTCGTCCAGGAATTCGACTCCAACCCCGCCGAACCCCTCCCCGACTGGGACCCCAACACCCCGCCCGCCGGTCTGAGCGAACCCGGCCACGGTGAAGTCTTCGGCGTCGTCTACATCCCCAAGTTCGGATCCGACTACCAGCGCCCCGCCACCCAGGGCACCAGCTCCGACGTGCTCGACTCCCTCGGACTCGGTCACTACGAAGGAAGCGCCATGCCCGGACAGGTCGGCAACTTCTCCCTCGCAGGCCACCGCCAAACCCGAGGTAAAGTCCTCAACGACATCGACCTGCTCACCGAAGGCGACCACATCTACGTGCGCACCAAAGACGGCTACTACACTTACACCGTCTACAGCCACGAAATCGTGCAACCCGACCAGGTAGAAGTCATCGAACCCGTCCCCGGACAGCCCGGCGTAGCACCCACCGAGCGCCTCCTGACGCTCACCACCTGCCACCCGCGCTACGGCGACACCGAACGATACATTGTCCACGCCCGCCTCGAATCCTGGCGGCCCGCAGCAGCCGGAGCGCCCGCAGAAATTGCCGCCTCCGTCGCAAAATCCTAA
- a CDS encoding aminodeoxychorismate/anthranilate synthase component II has protein sequence MTRILVIDNYDSFVFTLVGYIQQLGAETTVIRNDEYDLDTVIKLAEEHDGVLVSPGPGAPAEAGVIIDTIRWAAEAKKPLLGVCLGHQAIAEAFGGTVTHAPELMHGKTSRLVHENVSVFKDVPCPFTATRYHSLAVVPETMPEVLETTSTTDNGIIMGLRHREAPMHGVQFHPESVLTESGYLMLGNWLEETGLQGAAERAKSLSPLMA, from the coding sequence ATGACCCGCATCCTTGTCATCGACAACTACGACAGCTTCGTCTTCACCCTCGTCGGCTACATCCAGCAGCTCGGCGCTGAAACCACCGTCATCCGTAACGACGAATACGACCTCGACACCGTCATTAAGCTCGCCGAAGAACACGACGGCGTGCTCGTTTCCCCGGGCCCCGGCGCCCCCGCAGAAGCAGGCGTCATCATCGACACCATCCGCTGGGCAGCCGAAGCGAAGAAGCCTCTACTGGGCGTATGCCTCGGCCACCAGGCCATCGCGGAGGCATTCGGCGGCACCGTTACCCACGCCCCCGAACTCATGCACGGCAAGACCTCCCGCCTCGTGCACGAGAACGTCTCCGTCTTCAAGGACGTGCCCTGCCCCTTCACCGCGACCCGCTACCACTCCCTGGCAGTCGTACCCGAAACCATGCCCGAGGTCCTGGAAACCACCTCCACCACCGACAACGGCATCATTATGGGTCTGCGCCACCGCGAAGCCCCCATGCACGGCGTGCAGTTCCACCCCGAATCGGTCCTGACGGAAAGCGGATACCTCATGCTCGGCAACTGGCTCGAAGAAACCGGCCTGCAGGGAGCCGCAGAGCGCGCTAAGAGCCTCTCACCCCTCATGGCTTAG
- the pknB gene encoding Stk1 family PASTA domain-containing Ser/Thr kinase — translation MDLSVPDTVDNRYKVLEVIGTGAMATVYAAEDTRLGRKVALKILRPEQAQDATFRARFKREAEAVASLNNPAIVAVYDTGSYNPSKDGEESSSEDSTAIPYIVMEYVEGHTLRSILSRGGHLPVRDALGYSEQLLGALQYSHSMGIIHRDIKPANIMVLERTSEDIAKGQPGQIKVMDFGISRAIEEAGEALTKANVVMGSARYMSPEQVSGKDVDARSDLYSAACVIYEMIAGRSPFDAESNVDLAAKHLSDAPEPPSKFTPLEVPAGLDAVILKGLAKNPDERYQSAAEFAQALVSVVRPGEETVVQDAAMTTAFVPSATTASLGEDYAPYTTSITEASVEDGGLNGFFEYEDDEELYDDEEYAEYDESSPRKRAWVRFLVGTLIAALLVFSVGSVLYYQNKLNEVPQVQVPAVVNVSRDDADNQLRNRGFVVEYRQGYSDNIKKGDVISVEPGVGSKVNKGSTVTVTVSSGPEKVKLPDNLQGQSEAYVRNALKDLGLVDGRVSTVESASVPAGMVVELSPEKGSTDDKGVQTVEAGSTVNIVLSSGKVKVPSLVGLTKDQAIAALTAQDVLLNTNIETVQTNERPAGTVLSQSSAAGTLVAQNSTVTIRVAATPTQTTAPTTAATQPAAATGNQNSAATTGNQNSAATNNQQRSTATQPTTAATQPAAANNQQRSTATATPAPAASTTAGTRTLQGTNANANANNANNANAR, via the coding sequence ATGGACCTGTCGGTTCCCGACACGGTTGATAACCGTTACAAGGTACTCGAGGTAATCGGTACCGGTGCAATGGCAACCGTTTATGCTGCTGAGGATACTCGCCTCGGCCGCAAGGTTGCGCTTAAGATTCTGCGCCCGGAGCAGGCCCAGGACGCTACGTTCCGCGCACGCTTTAAGCGTGAGGCGGAGGCTGTTGCGTCTCTGAACAATCCTGCGATTGTTGCTGTCTATGACACCGGCTCATATAACCCCTCGAAGGATGGTGAGGAGTCTTCTTCGGAAGATAGCACCGCTATTCCTTATATTGTGATGGAGTACGTGGAGGGTCATACTCTGCGTTCCATTCTGTCTCGTGGCGGCCACCTGCCGGTCCGTGATGCTTTAGGTTACTCCGAGCAGCTTCTGGGCGCTTTGCAGTACAGCCACTCGATGGGCATTATTCACCGCGACATTAAGCCGGCGAATATTATGGTGCTGGAGCGTACCAGCGAGGACATCGCTAAGGGTCAGCCGGGCCAGATTAAGGTCATGGATTTCGGTATTTCCCGTGCCATTGAGGAAGCTGGCGAGGCGCTGACCAAGGCTAACGTGGTGATGGGTAGCGCACGCTACATGTCCCCGGAGCAGGTGAGCGGCAAGGATGTTGACGCCCGTAGTGACCTGTACTCTGCTGCGTGCGTGATTTACGAGATGATTGCTGGTCGTTCTCCGTTTGACGCTGAGTCGAATGTTGACCTGGCGGCTAAGCACCTCTCTGACGCTCCTGAGCCTCCGAGCAAGTTCACCCCGCTTGAGGTTCCTGCTGGTCTGGATGCTGTGATTCTGAAGGGTCTGGCGAAGAACCCGGATGAGCGTTATCAGAGTGCTGCTGAGTTCGCTCAGGCTTTGGTGTCGGTTGTTCGCCCGGGTGAAGAGACCGTAGTTCAGGATGCAGCGATGACTACTGCGTTTGTACCTTCGGCGACTACCGCTTCCTTGGGTGAGGATTACGCTCCGTACACCACCTCGATTACTGAGGCTTCGGTGGAGGACGGCGGCCTCAACGGCTTCTTCGAGTACGAAGACGATGAGGAACTGTACGACGATGAGGAGTACGCGGAGTACGATGAGTCTTCGCCGCGTAAGCGTGCGTGGGTTCGTTTCCTCGTGGGTACTCTGATTGCTGCTCTGCTGGTTTTCAGTGTCGGCTCGGTGCTGTACTACCAGAACAAGCTCAATGAGGTTCCGCAGGTTCAGGTTCCGGCTGTGGTGAATGTTTCCCGCGATGATGCCGATAACCAGCTGCGTAACCGAGGCTTCGTGGTGGAGTACCGTCAGGGCTACTCGGACAACATCAAGAAGGGTGACGTTATCAGCGTCGAGCCGGGTGTCGGTTCAAAGGTTAATAAGGGTTCGACTGTGACCGTGACTGTTTCTAGCGGTCCGGAGAAGGTCAAGTTGCCGGATAACCTGCAGGGTCAGAGTGAGGCGTATGTCCGTAACGCTCTGAAGGATCTTGGTCTGGTGGATGGCCGCGTCTCCACTGTGGAGAGCGCTTCGGTTCCTGCGGGTATGGTTGTGGAGCTTTCCCCGGAGAAGGGCTCGACCGATGATAAGGGCGTTCAGACCGTTGAGGCTGGTAGCACCGTGAACATCGTCCTGTCCTCCGGTAAGGTGAAGGTCCCCTCGCTGGTGGGTCTGACCAAGGATCAGGCGATTGCTGCTCTGACCGCTCAGGATGTTCTGCTGAACACCAACATTGAGACCGTTCAGACTAACGAGCGTCCTGCGGGCACTGTGCTTTCGCAGAGCTCTGCAGCGGGTACTCTGGTGGCTCAGAACAGCACTGTGACGATCCGTGTGGCTGCTACTCCGACTCAGACGACCGCGCCGACTACTGCGGCTACTCAGCCTGCGGCAGCAACCGGTAACCAGAACTCTGCTGCAACGACTGGTAATCAGAATTCTGCTGCGACCAATAACCAGCAGCGTTCTACCGCTACCCAGCCGACTACTGCGGCTACTCAGCCTGCGGCAGCGAATAACCAGCAGCGTTCTACCGCTACGGCTACTCCGGCACCGGCTGCGTCCACTACTGCGGGTACCCGTACGCTTCAGGGTACTAACGCGAACGCCAATGCGAACAACGCTAATAACGCTAACGCCCGCTAA
- a CDS encoding FtsW/RodA/SpoVE family cell cycle protein: MAKFSFRRESDAPRARRFTELFLLVLAVGISSFGMYLIDPEHAFDTSKSQWLPCTVVLGAGALLIHLVMQFRARYADPFILPLVVALNGIGLTMIYRLDPQIAAPVGDGQLMWTGVSMVLCAIIVFVLRDYRLLRKVTYTSLVLSMILLIMPLVPGLGMELNGARIWIHIGNRTFQPGEVAKITLAIFFAGYLATHRDLILVAGRRIGPINLPRLRDLAPVFLAWIVSLGVLVFQKDLGSAIMFFGLFMAMLYLSTGRISWLVVAGIGMAVGGYFAYHYVSHVHARIYAWVHAFDPEIYQASPGGSGQILQGVFGLAYGGLFGRGWGQGRANLVPYANSDMIISSLGEELGLVGLGAILMMFMLLVSRGYRAALGTRDGFGKLLAAGLSTVMVLQLFVVIGGVTRLIPLTGLTTPFMSAGGSSLVANWIIVALWLSISHSARAPHLVAGYDAPQGIDHADTSYEPEGATSVLARITAKDSGGEKNG, encoded by the coding sequence ATGGCTAAGTTCTCGTTCCGTCGTGAGTCGGATGCGCCTCGTGCACGCCGTTTCACGGAGCTTTTCCTGCTGGTTTTGGCGGTGGGTATCAGCTCGTTCGGCATGTATCTGATTGATCCGGAGCATGCTTTTGATACGTCGAAGAGCCAGTGGTTGCCGTGCACGGTGGTGCTGGGTGCCGGTGCTCTTCTGATTCACCTAGTCATGCAGTTCCGCGCACGTTATGCTGATCCGTTTATTCTGCCGCTGGTGGTGGCGCTGAACGGTATTGGTTTGACCATGATTTATCGTCTGGACCCGCAGATTGCGGCGCCGGTGGGTGATGGTCAGCTGATGTGGACCGGCGTGTCTATGGTGCTGTGCGCGATTATCGTGTTCGTGCTCAGGGATTACCGTCTGCTACGTAAGGTCACGTACACCTCGCTGGTGTTGTCGATGATTCTGCTCATCATGCCGCTGGTTCCGGGTCTGGGTATGGAGCTTAATGGTGCTCGTATTTGGATTCATATCGGTAACCGCACGTTCCAGCCGGGTGAGGTCGCGAAGATTACTTTGGCGATTTTCTTCGCCGGCTATTTGGCGACGCACCGTGACCTGATTCTGGTGGCTGGCCGCCGTATTGGTCCGATTAATCTGCCGCGTCTGCGTGATTTGGCGCCGGTGTTCTTGGCGTGGATTGTGAGCCTGGGTGTTCTGGTGTTCCAGAAGGACCTTGGTTCGGCAATCATGTTCTTTGGTCTGTTCATGGCGATGCTGTACCTGTCGACCGGTCGTATTTCGTGGCTGGTGGTTGCGGGTATCGGTATGGCTGTGGGTGGCTATTTCGCGTACCACTATGTCTCGCACGTGCACGCCCGTATTTATGCGTGGGTGCATGCTTTTGATCCGGAGATTTACCAGGCGTCTCCTGGCGGTTCGGGTCAGATTCTGCAGGGCGTTTTCGGCCTGGCTTATGGCGGTCTTTTTGGCCGCGGTTGGGGTCAGGGCCGCGCGAACCTCGTCCCGTACGCTAACTCGGACATGATTATTTCCTCGTTGGGTGAGGAGCTGGGCCTGGTTGGTCTGGGCGCGATCCTGATGATGTTCATGCTCCTGGTTTCGCGCGGTTACCGTGCGGCGTTGGGTACTCGTGATGGTTTCGGTAAGCTGCTGGCTGCTGGCCTGTCTACGGTCATGGTTCTGCAGCTGTTCGTGGTGATTGGTGGCGTGACTCGCTTGATTCCGCTGACTGGTCTGACGACTCCTTTCATGTCTGCCGGTGGCTCCTCGTTGGTGGCTAACTGGATTATTGTGGCGCTGTGGCTGTCGATTTCTCATAGTGCCCGCGCACCTCACCTGGTGGCTGGTTATGATGCTCCGCAGGGTATTGACCATGCGGACACTAGCTACGAGCCGGAGGGTGCTACTAGCGTTCTGGCGCGTATTACGGCTAAGGATTCTGGAGGTGAGAAGAATGGATAG
- a CDS encoding PP2C family protein-serine/threonine phosphatase: protein MKIAFRFEARSDTGLKRSKNDDSGYGGRFLAVVADGMGGHVGGDVASATTVLNLTPLDHPDFEDGTGSVYLADEIQSANLIINELAANDPQLAGMGTTCTALLIDGDCIEFAHIGDSRAYRLRPGADGEFEQISTDHTFVQRLLNEGRITPQEAENHPHKNVIMRVLGDVDASPELELKTLDAVPGERWVLSSDGLDAVVSLAEIEQVMRSTDDLSEIADTLIAMTLERGAPDNVTVVSLQVIDREVLPVDEPVGPSSLPESALPDSIVAEQEVSTNTQKLPEVAATAEAAEAILGAHHDEDSEESRRRSLRRFRRARDFSGTLLHSGSGAVRHHIGTYDNAVDAALTNAAILRSELGSRPHQLVGAASVATETGMIPAVTSRTLEHRATVAQRVPLKVESDEAALPAELEELIAEDTVERSRPRAWSIRLFIALLVAAVLTLGAWTGLRYVERSYYVGESDGTVAVYNGIPHALGPIRLSHVVENTDISTSELNDHTRSLLRNAITAKDLDDAHQIVSRLKTQADQTREKAEQAAASASASASASPSSAAPSEAPSSEAPGSDSASPAPEQASSEAPAAVGGENNG, encoded by the coding sequence ATGAAGATTGCTTTTCGTTTTGAGGCCCGCTCTGATACGGGTCTGAAACGCTCGAAAAATGATGACTCCGGCTACGGTGGTCGTTTCCTTGCTGTCGTTGCTGACGGCATGGGCGGTCACGTGGGCGGCGATGTCGCGTCGGCTACGACGGTTCTGAATCTGACTCCGCTTGACCACCCTGACTTTGAGGATGGTACCGGTAGCGTTTATCTGGCTGATGAGATTCAGAGTGCGAATCTGATTATTAATGAGCTGGCGGCGAATGATCCGCAGTTGGCGGGTATGGGTACGACCTGTACTGCCCTGCTGATTGATGGTGATTGCATTGAGTTCGCCCATATTGGTGACTCGCGTGCGTATCGTCTGCGCCCGGGCGCTGATGGTGAGTTTGAGCAGATTTCTACTGACCATACGTTTGTGCAGCGTCTGCTCAATGAGGGTCGTATTACCCCGCAGGAGGCGGAGAACCACCCGCATAAGAACGTGATTATGCGCGTTCTGGGTGATGTTGACGCCTCCCCCGAGCTGGAGTTGAAGACTCTGGACGCTGTTCCCGGCGAGCGCTGGGTGCTCTCTTCGGACGGTTTGGATGCTGTGGTGTCCCTGGCGGAGATTGAGCAGGTGATGCGTTCTACCGATGACCTGTCTGAGATTGCTGACACTCTGATTGCGATGACGTTGGAGCGTGGCGCTCCGGATAACGTGACGGTTGTGTCCCTGCAGGTGATTGACCGTGAGGTTCTGCCGGTGGATGAGCCAGTGGGTCCTTCGAGCCTGCCTGAGTCTGCTCTGCCTGATTCGATTGTGGCGGAGCAGGAGGTCAGCACGAATACTCAGAAGCTTCCCGAGGTTGCTGCCACGGCTGAGGCTGCTGAGGCTATTTTGGGTGCGCACCATGATGAGGACTCTGAGGAGTCTCGTCGTCGGTCGTTGCGCCGTTTCCGTCGTGCTCGTGACTTCTCTGGAACCCTGTTGCATAGCGGTTCTGGGGCGGTGCGTCACCATATCGGTACGTACGATAACGCCGTGGATGCGGCTCTTACGAACGCTGCGATTTTGCGTAGCGAGTTGGGTTCCCGCCCGCATCAGCTGGTTGGTGCCGCTTCGGTGGCTACTGAGACCGGCATGATTCCGGCGGTGACTTCGCGTACCCTGGAGCACCGCGCGACGGTGGCTCAGCGTGTGCCGTTGAAGGTTGAGTCTGATGAGGCGGCTCTGCCGGCTGAGTTGGAGGAGCTGATCGCTGAGGATACTGTGGAGCGTTCGCGTCCGCGGGCTTGGTCGATTCGCCTGTTCATTGCTCTGCTGGTTGCGGCTGTTTTGACGCTGGGTGCGTGGACCGGTCTGCGCTATGTGGAGCGTAGCTACTACGTGGGTGAGAGTGATGGCACGGTTGCGGTGTACAACGGTATTCCGCATGCCTTGGGCCCGATTCGTCTTTCTCACGTGGTGGAGAATACCGATATTTCTACGAGTGAGCTGAACGATCATACTCGTTCTTTGTTGCGTAATGCGATTACGGCGAAGGACCTGGATGATGCGCATCAGATTGTGTCTCGTTTGAAGACTCAGGCGGATCAGACGCGTGAGAAGGCTGAGCAGGCTGCAGCGTCTGCCTCGGCTTCCGCTTCCGCTTCCCCGAGCTCTGCGGCACCCAGTGAGGCTCCGAGCTCTGAAGCACCGGGCTCTGATTCGGCATCCCCGGCTCCTGAGCAGGCTTCTTCGGAGGCTCCTGCTGCGGTAGGCGGTGAGAATAATGGCTAA